In the Sphingopyxis sp. DBS4 genome, TGGTGCTGTTCGTAACCGGGATGCCGGGGGCCGGGAAAACCTCTGAAATCCAGTATGCGGCGCTGCATGAAGGAAACCGGCTCGGCCGTGACGTGCGCGCGATCTTTGAGGGCCAGCTTGTCGATCCGCAAGCGAGCATCGCCAAGGTCGAACAGGCATTGAGCGCCGGATGCAGAGTCGGGGTAATAGCGGTGTTGCCTCGGCCAGAGGAGGCGCTTGCGCACACGTTCCAACGCTTTGAGGAGCTGGGCAGGGGCGCGAGCGCGGCCGTGATGGTGCGTATTCAGGAGGGCACGCCTGACGGCCTAGAGGCCCTTCTAGGTCGCTTTGGCGATCAGATTTCGGTTGCGGTCCATGACGTGCGCGATCGTGCGAATGTTCATCGCCTAGAAGGCATGGACGGTGTAAATATCTGGCGGAAGGAATTGGAAAATGGACCTGTCCAAGAAAGGCTTGAAAGAGAGTTCGACCGGCTCAACCAGCTCGGCCGCGTCAGCGCCGATTGCGCCCTCCAATTCAAAGGACAGTCTCCCCACGGGCAACTTTACGCGATTGGAGGCCCTGATGTTGGTGGGAGCCTCGCACATGGCGACGGACGAAAAGCTACGCCGGAAAGTGGCCGAACGTCTCTCCTGAACGCGGCGCGGGGAAGCTCGCTCGCCGGACTCTCCGACGCCCTCAAAACAGGCCAGAGCGAAGGCGACGGCAAAACCAAATCCAACGAAATCGGCCACGGCCTGCCTAAGCCGCCGTCGCCCCGGCGTTCCAGATGAACGCCCCCAGCCCCAACCTTCCGTTTGGTGTTAGCCGGGGAGCGTTGCGAGGGGCTGGCCCCTTGCTGTGGGGGTCGAGCGGGACGCTGGGCGGCCCGATCGCAGGGGGACGCTTCCCCCGCCTGCCCCTTCTTTTCCAGTAGGTGCCATGACCGGCTATCTCGGCTCGAAACAGGTTTCGGGCGCATATCAGGCTGTGATTGCCAATATGCCGCCGCACGATACCTACATTGAGACGCATCTAGGCTCCGGCATCGTCCTCCGGCGCAAGCCTCCCGCTGCCCGCTCGATCGGCCTCGAAATTGATCCGGCTACCTTTGAGTGCTTCGGCTCGATCGCGGCAGAGGAATCGAGCGCGTTCGATGGCGCGGCCGTCGAAACCTACAACGTCGATTGCCTCGCCTTCCTGCGCGATTTCGACTTTTCGGCCGCTGGGCGCGTGCTGATCTATGCTGATCCGCCCTATGTCCTCGCCACGCGCTCCCATCCGGGCACGCGCTACCGCTATGACTATACGGACGCGGACCATAGGGAACTGCTGGCCGTCCTCGATGCGCTGCCCGCCTCGGTGATGATTTCAGGCTATCCCTCGTCCCTGTATAGCGAGCTGCTGCCCGCGCCGCGCTGGCGCGTCCTGTCCTATCAGGCCATGACGCGAGGCGGGCCGCGCACCGAATGTCTATGGATGAACTATGCGCCCGATGCGGCGCATTGGGCCACCCATGCCGGGGTGGATTTCACCGATCGCCAGAGGATCAAGCGCAAGGCGGCACGTTGGAAACGCATGTTTAGCGAGCTGCCTGCGGGCGAGCGAATTGCGATCCTCGCCGCGCTGCTGGAAGTGGACTCATAGCAGGCCAGCACCGCACTCGTTGCCGTTGTGAAATGATTAACCAAAGCATCCTAGATCAGCCCTGCGACCCGAAGAACCTTTCTCGATCATTTAGGTTCTTTCACTGGACCCGGCTGCATTAGCTGTCGGGTCCATCTTTTTGCGCCCCCAGCTCGTCCACCAACATTTAACCAAGGCGGGCAAGGGTCCGATTACCGCTCCTGTGTCAAAAGAGGCGATGAACGGCGATAACAACAGGCCCTTTTCGCGCGGCGATTTGTCGGCGCTTCTGCTGCTGCTGTTCACGCTCGCCATGATGGCCTATAATTATTCGCATCCAGAGTGGGCGAGCCAAGGCGGCATATGGGCCTACATTGTTCCCCGCCACGGGACAGCATCATAGGCGTGCGCGCCTATCCGATGACTGAACGGACAAAGCGGACGATCGGCGGCCCAACGCCCGCGAGGAAGGCAAGCCCGGTAAGCGCCAGCAATCCCCAAAACTCGATGTGGATAAGCAAGTCGCTGCCGGTATCGTCGTTCGGATCGGGCCATTCCTTCATGGCACCGGATGATTACGGCTCCGGCTCGATGCTGCAACCTCCTAAGCCAGCAAGGAGGCTTCACCGGCCCGCATCATAGACGGGAACGTCTATGCCACCGGCGACATAGACGCGGGCGGCTATGCTGCAGCACATAGACAGCGGCGACTATGCTTCAGCGGCCAACATTTCCGAGACAGGGCACCCGATCGCGTCCGCGAGCTGCGCCATAACATCCAAGGTCGGATTGGCCTTCCCGTTCTCGATAAACGAAATGTAGGAAGCCGTGACGCCGGTTTGCTCATGCAGCATCGCTTGCGACATTTTGAGGGCCTGCCTCCGCGCCCTCAACCGCTTCCCGAATAATTTGCTCAACGGGTGCGCCATATCTGTAGCGGCTCGCAATGATGATCGCCCGGAACTGCAATATAGGGCGGTTTTCGGCTCGCATTGCGTGAGACGGATCGATGCGGGGAACGCACGCTCCGTGAGACAGAAACCACATTCGGTGCGACCGACGCGCAATGCTGATCCGTTGGCTTACGGACGGCAAAAAGCGGTGGTTAGCGCCCGGGCAGCTTTCCGAGCCGGCATGGTCGAATACCGCCGCCCTCCGAGGGTCATAACCGTTCGGTTCTGACACTTGAAACAGCAGCTGCCCTAGCGCGGACTGAGCTATGAAGCACCAGGTCCAAACCGGTTCAGAGGCACCTTGAGAAACGCCGTCCCACACTTGTCCGCATCCGGCAGCCGGCCGCCACGTATGTTCACCTGAAGCGCGGCGAGCATCAGGTCGGGTAGTGGGAGCGATGCGTCGCGTTTCTCGCGGGTCGCGACGAACTCGGCTTCGTCGATGCCATCGTGAACATGGATGTTGTCGCGACGCTGATCGGCGACGGTCGAGCGACCAAGTACGTCCCTGCCATCCTTGCCATAGTCATGCCCAACATAGGTTGCGGTTTCGGGTGGCAGATCGAGGATGGCGCGGATCGAGCACCACAGCGAATGAGCATCACCACCCGGGAAGTCCGCTCGGCTTGTGCCACTATCGGGAACCATCAGCGTATCGTGAACGAACGCGGCGTCACCGACGACATAAGTGATCGAGGCAAGCGTATGGCCCGGCGACAGCATGACATGAGCATCGAGCGTGCCGATCCGGAAACGCTCGCCATCCGCAAACAACCGGTCCCACTGGCTGCCGTCGACGGCGAGATCGGGCAGGCAGTAGATGTCCCGCCACAGCTTTTGCACTTCCACGACCTTGTTGCCGATCGCGGTTTTGCCACTGGTCTTGCCGGCGAGGTACGGAACGGCCGAAAAATGATCGGCGTGTGGGTGGGTGTCGAGCACCCATTCGACGGTCAGCCCCTTCTCGCGCACATAGTCGAGGATAAGATCGGCGTTGCGGGTCGCGGTCGCGCCAGCGCGCGGGTCAAAATCCAGGACTGGATCGATGATCGCGGCCGTCTTCGTAGTGTCGTCGACGACAACATATTGGAAGCTACCAGTGCGTTCGTCATGGAGCGACGCAACGGTCATACCATCGTGCTTATACTCAATCATGTTTTCATCCTTTCGCTCTGTTAGCTTTCTGCCCGCGCCCGCGCGAACAACCGCTCGAAATCACCCGGATCGATCGCGCCCATCACCAGCATGCGTCCGGCAAGAAAGCCCGGGGTGCCGGCCAAGCCGATCGAATAGGCCTCTTGGCCGTTCGCACGCAGGCGCGCCGCGACAGCCTGTGCATGCGAAGCAAGCCACGTCGTTGCGCTCAGCCAGTCACCGCCAGCGCCGATTACGACGTCCCGCAGCATGTCGTCGTCAATCGTACGGTTGTCGGCCATCAGCTGGCGATGGACGACCGGGTAGATGCCCTGTTCGGCACAGCTGAGCGCAACGCTCGCGGCACGTTCAGACGGTGGACCGAAGATCGGCCAATCCTTGTAGATGACCCTAACTTTGCCATCGCGTCGCACGGCCTCTTCCAACGCGGGGAAGGCGTGACGGCAGGCCGGGCAACGATAATCGGTGAAGACGGCAAGCCGCAGCGTCGCATCGGCAGGACCGTGTTCAGGCGAACTGCCGCCTGCCAGGATCAGGTCGGCGGTTGGACCAACGTCACGCCCAATCGGGGCGGTGCGTCGCAGTACCTGTCCGACCGCCCAGCCCCCCACGACTACAGCGCCGAGCCCGACTGCCTGCCTCCGATTGAGTGGCCCCGGCACGCTCAACGCCCTGCGGGCTTGCTGCGCGCCGTTGCGACGAGGCGGCGCAGTGTTGGTAGATCGACCGCGCCGGCCACGACCTGCGAGCCGACGATCAGCGCCGGGGTCCCGTTAAATCCGATCGCCTCGGCAATGCCATTGGTGCGCGTCAGCAGCGCATCGATCTCCGCGCCACGCGTCTTCAGGTCACGTTGCAGACGCGGCCAATCCACCTTGGCTTTCACAGCAGCTGCCCTGATAGCGGCGCTGTCGAGCCGCGCCGGTGAGGCAAGCAGCGCTCCATGGAAGGCGGCATGCCTGCCTTGCCACTGGCTCGCGACGGCCGCCCGGGACGCCTCGCGGGAGGCGGGTCCGAATATCGGCCAGTCCCGATACACGATCCGCACCTTCGGGTCGGAGCGAAGCAGCGCGTTCAGCACCGGCTCCATGCGACGGCAATAGGGGCAGTTGTAGTCGAAGAACTCGACAACGGTGACGTCATAGGCTGTGCCGGCCCGCTTGGGGGCTACGGGATCGTCGATGACTGCCTTGCGCGACAAATCAGGCTGCTGCTGCCCGACCGCAGGTGTCATCGGCACGGCAAAAGCAAGCGCGGCTAGAATGCCGGGAAAGAGAAGGTTGCGGCGGTTCATCGATGTTTCCTTGCCTTATCAATTCCATCGGCGAGCGCGGCGCGCGACAACTCTCCGAGCTGGAGCTGCACGATCGTGCCATCCGCGGCGACGAAGGCGGTTGCGGGATAGCCGGCGACCTCGAAGGCTCGGGAAAGCCTACGGTCGGGATCAAGCGCGACGTTGCCAGCACCGATGCCTTCGCGGGTAAGGAACCGGGTAACGGTCGCCGGCGCCTCACCCTGATCGGCGAGCAGAATCGGCACCTCTCCACGGCGCGACGCAGCAGCATCGAGCATTGGCAGCTCGCGCCGGCATGGGCCGCACCATGTCGCCCACAGATTGACCACGAAGGGACGACCCCGGAATCGATCAAGCGGGAGCGGAGCGCCGGATGGCGTCGTTAAGGCGAGATGATAGGGAAAGGGGCCGTAGGTCACGGGCGGGATCAGCGCCTGAAGTGTCAACGGCGGAGCAAAAGTCGGCCATTCGGCGGCGTAAAACCAGGCCATCGTGTTACATGCCGGGGGGAGTGGCGTGAGGGCGTAGCCCGAGGGCCACTCCCCCCGGCATTGGTGTAATTTTCAGGGTCTGGTTTTGGCCTTGCGGGCCCGGCTGTGCGCGAGGCGATAGCTTTCGCCGTTCATCTCGAGGATGCTGACGTGATGGGTCAGGCGATCGAGGAGCGCGCCTGTGAGACGCTCAGATCCGAAGGTTTCGGTCCATTCGTCGAAGGGCAGGTTGCTGGTGATGAAGGTGGAGCCGCGTTCGTAACGCTGGGAGATCAGCTCGAACAACAGTTCGGCGCCGGTCTTGGAGAGCGGCACAAAGCCCAGTTCGTCGATGATGAGCAGCTTGTATCCGGCCATCTGCTTCTGGAAGCGCAGAAGACGGCGCTCGTCGCGGGCCTCCATCATTTCGCTGACCAGCGCTGCCGCGGTGGTGAAGCCCACCGACAGTCCTTTCTGGCATGCTGCCAGTCCGAGCCCCAACGCTACGTGCGTCTTTCCGGTGCCTGATGGCCCCAGAGCGATGGCGTTCTCACGCCGCTCGATCCACTCGCAGCGCGCCATCTCGAGCACCTGCATCTTGTTGAGCCTGGGGATGGCGGCGAAGTCGAAGCTGTCGAGGCTTTTGACGGCGGGGAAGCGCGCGGCCTTGATGCGCCGCTCGACCATGCGACGCTCCCTGTCGATCATTTCCATCTCGACGAGGCGGGCGAGGAAGCGGATATGATCGACGCCTTCAGCGGCACATTGCCGCGAGAGATTGTGATGCTCACGCAGGCACGTAGGCAGCTTGAGCGCCTTGAGATGGTGAGCGAGAAGGATCTCCGGGGCCTGATCGCTCATGCGGCCTCCTGCCGGTCGGAGAGCAGGCTCAGATAGGCTCTGGCAAAGGTCTTCTCGACCGTGGTGCGTGGCAGGAAGGGATAGACGTCCAGGTCCAGCCTGGGCGGTACGCGTTCGATCCGGCACAGGACGAGGTGCTTGACGGCATCGAAGCCGATGGCGCCAAGATCGATGGCCTGTTCGACCGCCGCCTGGAGATCGGCGAGGGTGAACGTTTCCAGCAGGCGCAGTACCTGCACATATTCGCGCCTGCCATGTTTGTGCATGCGCCCTTCCATCAACCGCTGCAGTGTCGTGAACGCTTCGGGCAGGTCCCAGCCCTGCAAAGGCGCAGCCTGGTCGAATGCGTTGATCTTCTGCTCGATCAGCGGGAGATAATGGAGCGGGTCGAAGACAACCTCCTCGCGGGCATAGCAACGAGGATGACGGGCGATGACTTCGCTGCGGCAGCCGATCACCACCTCATCGACATAGGCCCTGATCCAGACCTCCTGATGGCCCCAGGCCACCGGAACCGAATAATCGTTGGTCCTGTAGCGCACCAGGGATTGCGAGGAGACCCGCCCGCCTTTCTGATCGCAGGCCTCGAAGGGTGTAGCGGGCAGAGGCTGCATGGCCGCGAGATCGCGCTGCAGCCGCTCACCGATCGTCTCGCTCTGCCCGCGCACCTTGTCCTGCTGGCGCTTGCGGCATTGCTCCTCCAGCCACAGGTTGAACGCCTCCCAGGTCGGGAACTTCGGGATCGGCACCATGAAGTTGCGCCGGCAATAGCCTACCAGCCCCTCCACATTGCCTTTCTCGTTCCCCTTGCCCGGGCGAGCATAGCGGTCGCGGATCACGTAATGTGACAGGAAAGCGCTGAACAGCGTGGCACGCTGCCGCGTGCCGTCGGGCAGGATCTTCGTCACAAGGCAGCGATCGTTGTCATAGACGATCGAGCGCGGTACCGCGCCGAAAAACGCGAAGGCATGCACGTGTCCGTCCACCCAGGCCTCCGCCACCGCCGCCGGATAGGCCCGCACATAGCAGGCATCACTGTGCGGCAGATCGAGCGCGAAGAAGTAGGCCTTCTGCTCCACCCCGCCGATCTCCACCAGCGCTTCCCCGAAATCGGCCTGCGCATCTCCCGCAGGGTGCGCCAGCGGCACGAACATCTCCCGGCTGCGCTGTTCGCGCTCCCGGATGTAATCCTTGATGATCGTATAGCCGCCGGTGAAACCATGCTCGGTGCGCAAACGGTCGAATACCCGCTTCGCCGTATGGCGTTGCTTGCGCGGGACACTGCGGTCACCCTCAAGCCATCCATCAATGATCGCCACAAACCCGTCCAGCTTCGGGCGCTGCGGTACGGACTGGCGCCGGTAACCCGGCGGCGATGAAAACGACAGCATCTTGCGTACCGTTTCGCGCGACACATTGAAACGCTTCGCCGCCGCCCGTTGGCTCATGCCATCCGCGCAAGCCAGACGGACCTGAAGATAAAGTTCCACGCTGTAGATCCCCACACCTCCCTGACTCGGCAGAAAGGCTTCAAGGTGGACGACTTTTACGCCGCCCGCAGCAGGACTATCCCGCCGCTACCGTGGTCGAATATTGCTCCGCCGTTCTCAGGGTTCGAGGCCAGCGTGAAACCGATCGATGCCGCTACCGTAGAGGGTGTGCTGTCACGCCAGATTGACGACCTCGAACCCCAGCTTACCCGCCACGGCTACGATACGAAGAGCCTGGCGGACCAGTTCGACGCCAAGCCGGCGGAGATACGGCAACTGCTCCGGGGCGGGCTTGATCCGGCTCGTGCGCGCGAGCTGACCGACGATATGCGCGCGGCAGGATTACCGCTTTGACCGCCGTGTCCGCGATCCCGCGCCGCTCGGTGAACATCTCGCGTCCGTCGCATCGAATGTGATTTGCGTCTCACCGAACGTGCGCCGGCTGATCGCCAGCGTCTCACATAATTCAAGCGCGAAAGCCCCCTCTATTGCAGTTCCGGGCGATCATCATTGCGAGCCGCTACACATATCGTCCAAACGTAGGTATATTGCCATTCTGGAACCTGCTTCGGAGTCGGGTGATGATGGACTTGAACGACGAACAATATCACCGCCTCCAACATGCTATAGCCCTCACGCGCGAAAGCCTCGCTATCGCGGCGGAGCTGGGCGACGATCTATCAGCCTTCCAACTGAAACACGCGCTCCATTCGCTGCATTACATTAGCGAGCTAGAGGCCGAAGGCCATGACGATCGGGAGCCTGTCACCCTGACCGTGGATGAAGCGAAGGCCCCGCGAACTGCGAGAACAATGCGAGACACGGACTTGAGCGATGAACAATATCGCCGCCTCCTCCACGCTATAGACCTCGCACGGGAAAGCCTCGTTATCGCGGTGGAGATGGACGACGACATAACCGCCTTCCATCTCAAAACCGCGCTCCGTTCCCTCGACTATTCTAGGAAGTTGGTTTCCGCTTGATCTAGCGTCGAACGCTGCGGCGCTGGGCCGGTTGATCGTCTCCGATAACCGGCCCGGAACGCTTCCTTTCGCGTTCGTCGTCCAGCTTGATCCGGGGAGCCTCCCGCTCCTGCTGACGCGGGTTCTCGATCGCCGCCCTGATCTGGCGCACCGCGCCTTCACGGCCCAAGCGGCTGTTCTGCTGCAAGTCGTTGAAGTCGGTGAAGCGTGCCGGGTCGGCCTGCTGCTCGCCGGGGGCGAAGGTCGGGAAGACCGGAACGCCGTTCACGGCCTGCGCCGCTTGGGTCGCCTTCTCCTTGCCGGGATTGTAGCCGAATTTCTCCAAGACGCGCTGATCGTCCTCGCCCATGATGAAAATCGGCTTGTCGGGGTAACGCTCGCGCAACGCGGCTGCGACGGCGGGGAGGTTGCCGGAATCGAACGCCGCGACGGTCGCATGGTCCACCACGCTAGAGACGGTCGCCATCGTCGCGTAGCCTTCGCCAATCATAATGCGCGGGGCCTTGTCGAGCGCGGCTAGTGCGGCCTGCGGCGTCACGCCCCCGTTGACCACATGGAAACAGCTTTCCTTGTGGCTCTCCTTCGCAAAACGCTTCGTGCCGTCTTCCTGAATATATTGCGTCGTCCAGTGCTTGCCGCTGGTGTCGATCGCCGGAAGGTGGATTGTAGTATCGCTGGCGCTGGCGAGCGCGCCGATCGTCGGCGCAATACCCTTCCTCTCCATGTAGGGCGTTGCCTGCTCGATCTGACGGCATTGCGCGGCGCGCTGCTGCACGCGCTCGGCCGTCGCATCATATGTCGCCGCCCGCTCCCGCTCGCGCTCCTCTCGCTTGGTGGCGGCCTCGGCGTTCAACCGGGCCTTTTCCTCCTCGCTCAACGTGTAGCCGGTGCTTTTCCATCGCATATCCAGCCCCGAACGGTTGTTCTTGATGTAGCCCGCTGGGTGGCCATCGGTGAAGGCGACATAGAAACCCGCCGCCTCGCCCTTTCCATCGCCCTGTGCCGGAACGCGGTGGGTCTTGCCGTCCATCATCGGGTGCCCTGCGGGAACCTCAAGGCCAAGAGATTTCATCGCGTCGGCAAATTCGACCTCCGGGCTTTTCGCCTCCTTCTGGCGCGGCTGATTGTCTATTTTCCAGCGCGCCAGCTTCTCCGGGTCCGCGCCCTCCGGCGCATACCAGCTCTTGCGAGCGGCATCCCATTTCGCGCCGTTGGCTTTGGCAAGGGTTCGTTCGCCATAAGGCACCGCCAGATATTCGCGTGCCTGTCGCGGGGTTTCCTGCATCGTTTGCCCTTCCTGCGGCTGCTCCGGGGCCGTGGGGCGCTGCGCGCGCTCGCCGGGGAGCGATTGGCCTAGATCTCCTGCGGGTGCCTCTACGGCGCTTGAAAGCCATTTCTGGAACGGCTCGACATTAGCGCCTGCCGGAACATACCACGACTTTTCGGCCTTATCCCATTTCGCGCCCAAGGCTTTCGCCTCGTCCTTTTCCCGATAGGGGACCGCAAGATATGTGCGGGTGGAAGGCTCTGGCGCGGCGTCCCGCTGGTCGGTCGCGGCGATGCCCAAGGGCGGCGAATTGACCGCATAGAGAGGGGCCAAGCCCTGCCGCTCGCGGCGCTCATCGGCATATTGCTCGGCCTTCAAATTGACAAGGCGGGCAACGTCCTCCGGGTTCTGGTCGCGGCCGTCAAAATCGGTGATCTGGTTCGGCCCAAGCGACAAGGCGATATAGCGGCGGCGTTCGCTATCTGCGGAATAGCCCGCCATAAGGTTTCGCTCGCCGTTCGGGGTTATCATCGTGCCGATCGGCCCGACGCCCTCAAATTGCCGTCGAACGGTGTGCATCGGCCCGCCACTATCAACCGGCTCCCAACCGTGCTTGTCGATCAGCGCGCGCAAAGTGCGGTCGGAATAGTGCTGCTGCGGCTCCGGTATAGGATCGCCTATGGCGGCAACGGCCCCGGCTGCGGCGGCCCATCTGTCGCCGCTATGGTCTGTCAGCCGCTCGACCGTAAACCCGGAGGCATTGAGCGCCGCCGCAAGCCCCGGTCTGGCGAAGGCGGCCTTTATACGCTCGTCCAGCTCCATATTGAGGTCGTCGGATATTACTAGGTCCGCTTCCTCGTTCCCCTCGAAATGGGGGCCGTTCTGCCACTCCTCATAGGCTTGAACAGTCTTGGCCATGTCCGCGACCGCAAGCCGATCGCCCTCATCAAGATCATTCTGGCGATACTCCTGCGCCTGCTGGAAGTCTGGCGGTAGAGTAACGCGGAACCTGTCAAAATCCTCGCGCGTGGCAGGCCGGATTTGATCTAGCGGACTGGCATAGAATGGCCCGTTAATCGGGTTGCGCCCGTCTATATTGCTGGCAAGAACGCCCAACATCGCCATGCCCGGCTGCTGATAGCAAAGCGTATTTTCGTTGCTGACGAAATATTGCGTATGGTCGTGTGCCTGCTCGACCTGCTGAACCTGTTTTTGTTCCAGCGCCAGAACATAGGTGTGAATCTTCTCGGCGTCCGATGCGGCACGGACAATCTCAAGCGGGTCTTCCTCAAGGACTTTGATCCATGATCCGACATAGGCCGCGTGCTGCTCCGGGTCGTGGCCGATCTGCAATTCCTGCCCGGTTATGAGGCTCGCAATCTCGGCCCGCAATTCTTCGCGGGCATAGCCTTCCGAACCGAACGGGTGCGCCAAATCCCGGTCAAGGCGGTTGGGGTGGCCAGTCCAGTGCCCCAGCTCGTGCAGCGCCGTGGCGTAGAACCGATCCGCGCTCGGAAACTGGCTCCGCAACGGCAAGGTGATGCTGTCGGTCGAAGGCCGATAATAGGCGCGGTCGCCCGCTTCCTCGGTGATTTTCGCGCCCGACGCCCGCAAGATGGCCTCGGCCCGCTCCACCGGATTCCATTCGTGCGTAGTGGTGACGATCGGGGCAAGCCCGTCGATCTGCTCGGCGTTGAACACCACGGCATAAAACGCACGGGGCCGCTCAAGCTCGACCTTCTCTTTCCTCTGGCGACCCTCGGCATCCAGAACGGGCTTACCGCTCTCGTCCCGAACTACCCGCTCCTCCTCGAACTGCCAGTATTGGACAAGGGAGCCTTTCTCGCCCTTCCGCACCTGTGCGCCTTGGGCTGCGGCCTGCTTGTATGTCAGCCAGCGATTATCAGCCCGGCCCTCGGACATGAGATTGAGGACATTGACGCCGCGATAGCGTTTCCCCGTGGTGGGGTTGAACGGCAACCCGCTGCTGCCCGTCGCCTCCCAAGGCTTTTGCCAAGGGGCGGTGCCCTGCTTCAACTGCTCTATCAGCTTGTCGGCAACGCGCTGGTGAAAAGGTATCTTGCCCTCGGCCATATCCTCGCCTCCTCCCGATTAGTCGGCGTTGCGCGCTGCCGCGATCAATTCGCCGCGTCCCGTGGCGATCGGCTCCGCGTCACCATCAAGCCCTTCCTCGGCCTCGCGCGCGTCGGCCTCGCTCATGGCATCCTCAACAAAGGCCCCCGCCCGCTCCGCCTCCTCCGGGTCGAACTCCACAACCGCGCCGGGCGTCTCGGCGTCGGCAAGTTTGCGCGTCACCAGCTCGTCAAGGGTGGGCACGTCCTGCGCATTGGGTTGATCCGTCATGCTCGTTCTCCTTTGCTGAAATCGGGCTGTCCCTTGTTGTCGAAATAGGTCTGTTTGCAGCCGGGATAGGCGCTGCAACTCCACCAGAAGGCCCCCTTCTTTTTCGCGGAAGGACGCCGCACTAGGCCAGCGCCGCACGCTTGGCATTTGTGCTGCTGCGACGGCACGGGCGCGGGAGCCTTCACCAGCTCCGGCTTGCCCGCCTTGTCATTGGCGGTGAATTTACAGCCGTCGGCATAGCCGGTGCAGGACCAAAAATAGCCCTTGCTCCCTTTGATCCGGCGCAGCGGCTTGGAACATGACGGGCAAGGCGGCGCGTCGATCGCTATGGCAAGGCCCTGCTCTTTCACCCGCGCGACCTCGCGGCCGACATAATCGGCCAGTCCGCGAACGAATGTCATGGCATCGCTCTTGCCCTCGGCAATCGCGCGCTGCTGTTCGTGCCAAATGGCGGTCATGTCGGGAAATTTCGCCTGATCCGGCAAGGCGTCATAGAAGCCGCGCGCCTGCGGGGAGCTGACGATATTCTTGCCCTTCTCGATCAAAAAGCCGCGATCGAAAAGCGTGGCTATGATGCTGTCGCGGGTCGCCGGGGTTCCAATTCCGCCATGCTCGCCCGCCTTCCCCTTGTCCTTCTCGATCAGGAGTTTCCTAAGCCGCTCGTCCCGAACATATTTGGCCACCCGCGTTAGGTCGGTCAAAAGCGTGGCCATCGTATAGAGCGGCTTGGGCTTGGTTTCCTGCTGGTCGGCGCTGGCGGAAAGGCATTGCCCGGCCATGCCCGACGCGATCGAACGCAAATCGGCCGCAAGGGTGTCCTCGTCCTCGGCAATGTCCTCATTGCCTACATCGTTCTTATAGAGAACCGTCCAACCCGGCTTGGTCACAACCTTGCCCCGCGCGGCAAAGGCGTGACCCGCAACCTCTATCTCGATTTCGGTCTGGTCATATTGGTTCGCGGGCCAGAACTGCGCGACATAGGCGCGCGCGATCAGCATATAGATTCGCTGCTCCGGCTCTGTCAGCGCGGCAAAATCGGCCGTGGCTTCGGTCGGAATGATGGCGTGATGCGCGGAAACCTTCTGCGAGTTGAAGGCCCGGCTTTTTATCGCCGGGTCCGCGCGCTGCGCGATCGCCGCCAGCATCGGGACCGTCGCGGCGACGGCCGCCAGCACGCCGGGGGCGTCCGCGTGCTGCTCATCACTCAAATATTCGCTGTCGCTGCGGTTGTAGGTGATAAGGCGATGCTTCTCC is a window encoding:
- a CDS encoding zincin-like metallopeptidase domain-containing protein, giving the protein MAEGKIPFHQRVADKLIEQLKQGTAPWQKPWEATGSSGLPFNPTTGKRYRGVNVLNLMSEGRADNRWLTYKQAAAQGAQVRKGEKGSLVQYWQFEEERVVRDESGKPVLDAEGRQRKEKVELERPRAFYAVVFNAEQIDGLAPIVTTTHEWNPVERAEAILRASGAKITEEAGDRAYYRPSTDSITLPLRSQFPSADRFYATALHELGHWTGHPNRLDRDLAHPFGSEGYAREELRAEIASLITGQELQIGHDPEQHAAYVGSWIKVLEEDPLEIVRAASDAEKIHTYVLALEQKQVQQVEQAHDHTQYFVSNENTLCYQQPGMAMLGVLASNIDGRNPINGPFYASPLDQIRPATREDFDRFRVTLPPDFQQAQEYRQNDLDEGDRLAVADMAKTVQAYEEWQNGPHFEGNEEADLVISDDLNMELDERIKAAFARPGLAAALNASGFTVERLTDHSGDRWAAAAGAVAAIGDPIPEPQQHYSDRTLRALIDKHGWEPVDSGGPMHTVRRQFEGVGPIGTMITPNGERNLMAGYSADSERRRYIALSLGPNQITDFDGRDQNPEDVARLVNLKAEQYADERRERQGLAPLYAVNSPPLGIAATDQRDAAPEPSTRTYLAVPYREKDEAKALGAKWDKAEKSWYVPAGANVEPFQKWLSSAVEAPAGDLGQSLPGERAQRPTAPEQPQEGQTMQETPRQAREYLAVPYGERTLAKANGAKWDAARKSWYAPEGADPEKLARWKIDNQPRQKEAKSPEVEFADAMKSLGLEVPAGHPMMDGKTHRVPAQGDGKGEAAGFYVAFTDGHPAGYIKNNRSGLDMRWKSTGYTLSEEEKARLNAEAATKREERERERAATYDATAERVQQRAAQCRQIEQATPYMERKGIAPTIGALASASDTTIHLPAIDTSGKHWTTQYIQEDGTKRFAKESHKESCFHVVNGGVTPQAALAALDKAPRIMIGEGYATMATVSSVVDHATVAAFDSGNLPAVAAALRERYPDKPIFIMGEDDQRVLEKFGYNPGKEKATQAAQAVNGVPVFPTFAPGEQQADPARFTDFNDLQQNSRLGREGAVRQIRAAIENPRQQEREAPRIKLDDERERKRSGPVIGDDQPAQRRSVRR
- a CDS encoding DNA topoisomerase 3; the encoded protein is MSGEIIVIAEKPELARAIAEGLGGGARQDGFIDCGRHYVTWAIGHMLELVDPQDPWNMAALPISFIPWEKRPVAKTSAQLRTIGKLLKSARSVIHAGDPDDEGQLIVDEILQWAGSRLPVQRLLINDNNLKVVQRALASMRDNREFAGLSASAEARSVGDLLYGVNMTRAYTLAAQARGFQGVLSVGRVQTPILGLVVRRDRDFEAHTKSYYYTVSGQFSFAGLTFPARYQIGEGDPVDEQRRLIDRNFATAVAGAVQGQPARIASAKTTAKEAAPPLPYNLLKLQTDAARKFGYKPNQVKDITQALREKHRLITYNRSDSEYLSDEQHADAPGVLAAVAATVPMLAAIAQRADPAIKSRAFNSQKVSAHHAIIPTEATADFAALTEPEQRIYMLIARAYVAQFWPANQYDQTEIEIEVAGHAFAARGKVVTKPGWTVLYKNDVGNEDIAEDEDTLAADLRSIASGMAGQCLSASADQQETKPKPLYTMATLLTDLTRVAKYVRDERLRKLLIEKDKGKAGEHGGIGTPATRDSIIATLFDRGFLIEKGKNIVSSPQARGFYDALPDQAKFPDMTAIWHEQQRAIAEGKSDAMTFVRGLADYVGREVARVKEQGLAIAIDAPPCPSCSKPLRRIKGSKGYFWSCTGYADGCKFTANDKAGKPELVKAPAPVPSQQHKCQACGAGLVRRPSAKKKGAFWWSCSAYPGCKQTYFDNKGQPDFSKGERA